ATGTCTATCCTTAtcacttttttcaatttttaataattgattaattatctAGCTTCTTACTCTGGATTATGAAATTAGATTAGTTAATAGGTTGTAGTGAGACTGAATATATTGTCCTCGTGTCAAGAATCATAAGCTTTTTAGGTGAATCCTCAAAATTGATCAACCCTAGGGATTTGATAATGTGTCGTAATGGCAAGATTTCAATTCCTATTCTTCCAGCCATAGTCTATTCTTTATTACAATGTTTATAATCAACTCTTACAAAAGCTTAAGCTATTAGGTAAAGCAACATTAATACATCTAACATTATATAGCACACGGTTTGTCTGACTATGCCGATAATTTCTTTTGCCTATATTATTGACATTTTTTACATGCGTATTTTCAGTTCTAGGCCTCTTAAGTATGAAGACCCGTTCAATAATCCAATGGTCAAGGTTGGTAAAAGCAACTCGACTGTTGAAATGTGTGGCAAGGTTTATCGTTTAGCACCTGTTACACTCACCGAAGAGCAACAAGCCATCCACCAGAGAAGGAGATCACGCGCATACCAGTGGAAGCGACCAACCATGTTCCTTAGGGAAGGAGACACTGTTCCTCCAGATGCTGATCCTGATACAATCAGGTGGATTCCTGCAAATCATCCCTTTGCAACCACAGCCACTGATCTTGACGAGGAGCTAGCCCAAAACAATGTGTATCAAAAGCATGGAGTTCCTTTCCGTATTCAGGCTGAGCATGAGGCGCTGCAAAGAAAGCTTGAAGCTCTACAAAATGTAAGCCTTATGGTACTCGGTAGCATTTTGGAACTTTAATCACCTTATTGAATATAGAGTAAATGAACAAAAGTACCCATCAAAGAGTTTGGCGAGGACAAAAGTACGTATGAAAGTATACTCGAAATATTGTTTTCGATGGACAAAAGTATCATGCCATTAATGGGTTTGGAAGGTCTGGGGTGTACTTTTGTCCATCAAAATCAATCTTTCGGATATACTTTGATGTTTATGAACTTTGGTATGTATTTTTGTCCACTCCAAATTCTTTCATGTGTACTTTTGTCCATTTACTCttgaatatattaatataatctCATAAATCTTCAGCTAGCGTAGCCAACTCTTCAATGTTCTTATCCTGTCATATACCCAAATATGAAGCTGAGCAAAAATAGATACTCTTTAATCTTTGGATATTTAGTTTGATCTAATCACAATTAGTTCTGGGCAAATACACCATGTACAAGAATACGCGAGCCAAATGGTCAAACCAAGTTTAGTTTATTTAGCAGCATGAATGAACATgttaatttttggtgttttgaaTATGACACTGAAGTTGGCTTTTGGTTGACTCTATATTTTCGAACTCATGTGCACTACATAAAATCTATGTCCATGAATTTTGCAGGAGCAAAAACTAAAGAAAGCAGTAATAGATCCCGCCACTGCTAGAGAATTTGAGAGGCCATTCAACTCCCTTGCAGAGAAGAGCTCTGTAAACAATCAAGTGCCTGATTCCAAGCCCTCCAAATCAGATATTGGCTTAAATAATTTGGAAGGTAAATCATCTTCCCAAGAAGATTAGAATCTTTAAATGATGGACACAGCTTCTGCTTACATTGTTTTACGAGTTAAATTTTCTCTCTGGCGGGCTATGAATCTCCATGACAACATATATGGGAAGTGGCCAAAATTTTTGCACTATTCAATATTCATCGAGGTACTTTGGGACTGTGAATTTGTAAAGATGAGCActgtaaatattaatttaattgctGCACATTGTCGAGCTGTGCTGTTGCTCTGTTTCACCTTTTACGTCAGATAATTGTGAGAGACTAAGGGGGAAAGACCATTTTTACAGTGTTGTCGTCGTATATCTTGATGCGTACACACTCGAGAGGAAAAACTAGAAAGAATGAGAACATGTGTAACATCGAGTGTTTTTAATGCGAATTCTCGTGCCGAGTGACTTGGCTTTGCATTAAAATTGTCGCTGTTTGTAACATATTTAAGAATAACGAATTAACTCGATTAAGCATGAGAATTCCTGGAAAGTTGGGAATAAATGCACTTACTCCATTGTTGACACGGAATTAGCGTTAGTGGAAGCAGACCGCATATGTTGTAAAATGGGTGATGTTCAATCAAAGAACatttaaacataataaaaataaaataaagctacTTTGAtttaaaaccaaaaagaaaaaggtagGAATTGGAAATTGTATTCATTTTTTCACTTTAAATGATTTTTATCCAAAAGATCAAAGGtactttataatttatataacacATTTCGTTAATACTCGAgaaaattaaagattttaatgTATTCAATTTAATACATTCAAAACTACCaagttttatttttgtaaaaaaaaaagattttattggCAGATTCTTTTATAAAGTTCCTTACTTCCTTTAGAACAGTCCGATCAAAACCCATGAAGGAATAATATTGAAAAAGATGCCAACAGAGCAAGCCATAGCAATTTAACTAAGGAGTCttaatgaccaaaaaaaaaaaaaaaacaaaaggaaactAATGAGTCTCCTACATTTA
This region of Arachis hypogaea cultivar Tifrunner chromosome 8, arahy.Tifrunner.gnm2.J5K5, whole genome shotgun sequence genomic DNA includes:
- the LOC112705738 gene encoding protein MULTIPLE CHLOROPLAST DIVISION SITE 1, whose protein sequence is MPSIWTLQFRTLSVPPSIVICSSSNNSHGSGGGNGVRIIRNGISKWCSLITTRTNQLRQDSVNSVAKFHNHLFTSILNPPPPPLSFLVNGDGGMKYPIWMCVVALVLFVGVRAFAERVFSQRNHRPGSVADLVRRGQLRSDRRGISRPLKYEDPFNNPMVKVGKSNSTVEMCGKVYRLAPVTLTEEQQAIHQRRRSRAYQWKRPTMFLREGDTVPPDADPDTIRWIPANHPFATTATDLDEELAQNNVYQKHGVPFRIQAEHEALQRKLEALQNEQKLKKAVIDPATAREFERPFNSLAEKSSVNNQVPDSKPSKSDIGLNNLEGKSSSQED